One Thiocapsa sp. genomic window carries:
- the sthA gene encoding Si-specific NAD(P)(+) transhydrogenase: protein MTTREFDSIVIGTGPAGEGAAMKLAKAGHRIAVIEAHNAVGGGCTHWGTIPSKALRHSIQMLADYRHNPLFQHTQHQIEAEFPDLLRAADGVINEQVRTRYRYYQRNRVEVVFGRARFLGEDRIEVQRPGGVTEELRAQHIVIATGSRPYRPPDVDFTHPRIRDSDTVLGLKHTPRSMTIYGAGVIGCEYASIMGALDVKVNLVDSRDRLLSFLDDEITDALGYHLRQQGVVIRHNETYERTEAGDDGVVLHCKSGKKFKTDILLWANGRTGNTHDLGLETIGLIPNQRGQLEVNKSYQTALPHIYAVGDVVGQPALASASYDQGRFVGAHIADGACDWSLIEEFPTGIYTVPEISSVGRTERELTALQIPYEVAQADFKSIARAQITGHTVGMLKLLFHRETLEILGIHCFGEQAAEIVHIGQAIMSQRGEANSIRYFTETTFNYPTMAEAYRVAALNGLNRLF, encoded by the coding sequence ATGACCACACGAGAATTCGACAGCATCGTCATCGGGACCGGACCCGCCGGGGAAGGCGCAGCGATGAAGCTCGCGAAGGCCGGGCATCGGATCGCCGTGATCGAGGCCCACAATGCGGTCGGCGGAGGCTGCACCCATTGGGGTACCATCCCCAGCAAGGCACTGCGCCACTCGATCCAGATGCTTGCGGACTATCGGCACAACCCGCTGTTCCAGCACACCCAGCATCAGATCGAAGCGGAGTTCCCCGACCTTCTGCGCGCCGCGGACGGCGTCATCAACGAGCAGGTCCGCACCCGGTATCGCTATTACCAGCGCAATCGGGTCGAGGTCGTCTTCGGGCGCGCGCGCTTCCTGGGCGAGGATCGGATCGAGGTCCAACGTCCGGGTGGCGTCACGGAAGAGCTGCGCGCACAGCACATCGTCATCGCCACGGGCTCGCGCCCCTATCGGCCGCCGGATGTGGATTTCACCCACCCGCGCATCCGCGACAGCGACACGGTGCTCGGACTGAAGCACACGCCGCGGTCCATGACCATCTATGGTGCAGGGGTCATCGGTTGCGAGTACGCCTCGATCATGGGCGCGCTCGATGTGAAGGTAAACCTGGTCGATTCACGCGACCGTCTTCTGTCCTTTCTCGACGACGAGATCACGGACGCGCTCGGCTATCATCTGCGCCAGCAGGGCGTGGTGATTCGACACAACGAGACCTACGAGCGTACCGAGGCCGGCGACGACGGGGTGGTCCTGCACTGCAAGTCAGGCAAGAAGTTCAAGACGGACATCCTGCTCTGGGCCAACGGGCGCACCGGCAACACCCACGACCTGGGTCTCGAGACCATCGGGCTGATACCCAATCAGCGCGGCCAGCTCGAGGTCAACAAGAGCTACCAGACCGCCTTGCCGCACATCTACGCCGTCGGCGACGTGGTCGGGCAGCCCGCGCTGGCCAGTGCGAGCTACGATCAGGGGCGATTCGTCGGTGCACACATCGCCGACGGCGCCTGCGACTGGTCGCTGATCGAGGAATTCCCGACCGGAATCTATACAGTCCCGGAGATCAGCTCCGTGGGGCGAACCGAGCGCGAGCTCACCGCACTGCAGATCCCCTACGAGGTGGCCCAGGCGGATTTCAAGAGTATCGCCCGCGCCCAGATCACCGGGCACACGGTCGGCATGCTCAAGCTCCTCTTCCACCGCGAGACCTTGGAGATCCTGGGAATTCACTGCTTCGGCGAGCAAGCCGCCGAGATCGTGCATATCGGTCAGGCGATCATGTCCCAGCGCGGCGAGGCGAACAGCATCCGGTACTTCACCGAGACCACCTTCAACTATCCCACGATGGCGGAGGCCTATCGGGTCGCGGCGCTCAACGGGCTGAATCGGCTCTTCTAA
- a CDS encoding IS1595 family transposase — MKGARGRGTLAKEKPPILGLIQRGGEVVLRMLDNVQQKTIKPIILACVAEGTRFYTDEYDIYARLPAWGYEHHSVCHSRGEYARDEDGDGFHEVHVNTIEGVWSLLRSWLRPHRGISQEHLPMYLSFFQFVHNSRARGKGLLPALLAALIV, encoded by the coding sequence CTGAAGGGGGCGCGCGGTCGCGGCACCCTGGCCAAAGAGAAGCCACCGATTCTCGGCCTGATCCAGCGCGGCGGCGAGGTGGTGCTGCGGATGCTGGATAACGTCCAACAGAAGACCATCAAACCCATTATCCTCGCCTGCGTGGCCGAGGGGACGCGCTTCTACACCGATGAGTATGACATCTACGCCCGCTTGCCGGCATGGGGTTACGAGCACCACAGCGTCTGCCACAGCCGCGGAGAGTACGCCCGCGACGAGGACGGTGATGGCTTCCATGAGGTCCACGTCAACACCATCGAGGGCGTCTGGTCGTTGCTGCGCTCCTGGCTGCGCCCTCACCGCGGGATCTCTCAGGAACACCTCCCGATGTACCTGAGCTTTTTTCAGTTCGTCCACAACAGTCGTGCGCGCGGGAAGGGGCTCCTCCCGGCGCTCTTGGCAGCGCTGATTGTCTAG
- a CDS encoding IS1595 family transposase, with amino-acid sequence MLNIQNLVDDAKCFETVRALRWPEGVRCVHCASAEINKQGRDPTQPERQKYRCKDCGRWFDDLSETILAGHHQPLRTWVLCLYFMGLNLSNRQIGQELGLHKDDAQRMTQQLREGIESKQSLPVLDGEVEADEVYVVAGHKGNPEAVKKKRAKAVGAD; translated from the coding sequence ATGTTGAACATCCAGAATCTCGTCGACGACGCCAAATGTTTCGAGACCGTCCGTGCCCTGCGTTGGCCCGAGGGGGTGCGCTGCGTGCACTGCGCCTCGGCCGAGATCAACAAGCAAGGTCGGGATCCGACGCAACCCGAGCGGCAGAAGTACCGCTGCAAGGACTGCGGGCGCTGGTTCGATGATTTGAGCGAGACGATTCTGGCCGGCCATCATCAGCCACTGCGAACCTGGGTGTTATGCCTGTATTTCATGGGCTTGAACCTGTCCAACCGGCAGATCGGCCAAGAACTGGGCCTTCACAAGGATGACGCCCAGCGCATGACGCAACAGTTGCGCGAGGGCATCGAGTCCAAGCAGTCCTTGCCCGTGCTCGACGGCGAGGTCGAGGCCGACGAGGTGTACGTGGTCGCCGGTCACAAAGGGAACCCCGAGGCGGTAAAAAAAAAGCGCGCAAAGGCCGTCGGCGCCGACTGA
- the gshA gene encoding glutamate--cysteine ligase yields the protein MNQSRKDLQARVERLRAGGASERLRGNRIGLEKEGLRATAAGHLAMSPHPRALGSALMHPYITTDFSEALLELITPPTSSVAEVLGFLADLHAYVYRHLGDELIWATSMPCVLDGGAGIPLAQYGTSNAATMKTVYRRGLGNRYGRTMQVIAGLHFNFSFADDFLDLYQAIQGVEGDALDFRSDVQMGMVRNLQRVGWIVPYLFGASPAVCSSFIQGRETDLQVFDPHTLYYPYATSLRMGDIGYQNQQEQGTGMKASYDSLDSYVRSLTWAIETPCPQYEKIGVKVGERYEQLNANVLQIENEYYSTVRPKQITEWMERPTLALRRRGVRYVELRSPDINIFEPVGITAEQIRFLETLMLYCLILDSPRIGARERREIDENQVLTAHRGRDPGLALSRLREGVPLRVWASEILDDMIAVAELLDGMSDGPYGQSVERQREKVADPDATPSARILAMMRERQEGFFHFARRLTETHRETFSQHRIDPEREAVLDRLARESVAQQETIEAADDRSFDGFLADYFN from the coding sequence TTGAATCAGTCTCGAAAGGATCTTCAAGCGCGGGTCGAGCGTCTGCGCGCGGGCGGTGCGTCCGAGCGGCTCAGGGGCAATCGCATCGGCCTTGAGAAGGAGGGTTTGCGTGCGACGGCGGCCGGCCATCTCGCGATGTCGCCGCATCCGCGAGCGCTCGGCTCCGCCTTGATGCATCCCTACATCACGACCGATTTCTCCGAGGCGCTGCTCGAGCTCATCACGCCTCCGACCTCCAGCGTTGCGGAGGTCTTGGGATTCCTCGCCGATCTCCATGCCTATGTCTATCGTCATCTCGGCGACGAGCTGATCTGGGCGACCAGTATGCCCTGTGTACTCGATGGCGGTGCAGGTATCCCGCTGGCGCAATACGGGACCTCGAATGCAGCGACCATGAAGACGGTCTATCGGCGTGGGCTGGGCAACCGATACGGTCGCACCATGCAGGTGATCGCGGGTCTGCATTTCAACTTCTCGTTCGCCGACGACTTTTTGGACCTGTACCAGGCGATTCAGGGCGTGGAGGGCGATGCCCTGGACTTCCGCTCCGATGTGCAGATGGGGATGGTCCGCAACCTGCAGCGTGTCGGCTGGATCGTGCCCTATCTCTTCGGCGCATCTCCCGCGGTCTGTTCCAGCTTCATCCAGGGCCGCGAGACCGATCTGCAGGTCTTCGATCCACACACCCTCTATTACCCCTATGCCACCTCGCTGCGTATGGGCGACATCGGTTACCAGAATCAGCAGGAGCAAGGCACCGGGATGAAGGCGAGCTACGACAGCCTGGACTCCTACGTGCGCAGTCTCACCTGGGCGATCGAGACCCCTTGCCCACAATACGAGAAGATCGGCGTGAAGGTCGGCGAGCGTTACGAGCAGCTCAATGCCAACGTGCTGCAGATCGAGAACGAGTACTACAGCACGGTGCGTCCCAAGCAGATCACCGAGTGGATGGAGCGTCCGACGCTGGCGCTGCGCCGCCGCGGCGTGCGCTATGTCGAGCTGCGGTCGCCCGACATCAATATCTTCGAGCCCGTCGGGATCACGGCCGAACAGATTCGATTCCTCGAAACCCTGATGCTCTATTGCCTGATCCTGGACAGTCCCCGTATCGGCGCGCGGGAGCGGCGCGAGATCGACGAGAATCAGGTCCTGACCGCCCATCGTGGACGCGATCCCGGACTCGCGCTGTCCCGCCTCCGCGAGGGCGTTCCCTTGCGTGTCTGGGCGAGCGAAATCCTCGACGACATGATCGCGGTTGCCGAGCTCCTCGACGGGATGTCCGATGGTCCGTATGGGCAGAGTGTCGAGCGGCAACGCGAGAAGGTCGCGGACCCGGATGCCACCCCCTCGGCCCGCATCCTTGCGATGATGCGGGAGCGGCAGGAGGGCTTTTTCCACTTCGCTCGGCGTCTTACCGAGACCCATCGGGAGACCTTCAGTCAGCACCGCATCGATCCCGAGCGCGAAGCAGTGCTCGACCGGCTGGCCCGCGAGTCGGTCGCGCAGCAAGAGACCATCGAGGCCGCCGACGATCGCAGTTTCGATGGTTTTCTCGCGGACTATTTCAACTAA